One Hemitrygon akajei chromosome 11, sHemAka1.3, whole genome shotgun sequence DNA segment encodes these proteins:
- the LOC140736364 gene encoding immunoglobulin lambda-1 light chain-like: MKCKRTLKKEIKRAERRHEVGLAEKAKENPKGFYRYIKSKKIARDDICPLEDQSDIHAAPVFSQTPMAGPVSAGQTVHLECRIQNGNVGRYYMNWYRQRPGERPEWVLEHYPNNNIYRETGITDRFQPSRDTSSNSHILTISRLEPRDSAVYYCETWENGLIFGPGTILYVKSSESREPAILLLPPSPEETGSGSATLSCLVSGFKPGLVALRWTVDGVETESGVTTGAVSLDTDQTYRLSSYLRVPVATWNKGSSYSYSVSHSSLSSPLRNTISSSACAQ; the protein is encoded by the exons ATGAAATGCAAGAGGACACTCAAGAAGGAAATCAagagggctgaaagaaggcatgaggttggtCTTGCAGAGAAGGCGAAGGAAAATCCCAaaggtttctacagatatataaagagcaaaaagaTAGCAAGGGACGACAtctgtcctctggaagatcagagtg ATATCCACGCGGCCCCAGTGTTCAGTCAGACCCCAATGGCTGGACCTGTTTCCGCGGGACAAACCGTCCACTTAGAGTGTCGGATACAGAACGGTAATGTTGGCAGGTACTACATGAACTGGTACCGACAGCGTCCAGGGGAGAGACCGGAATGGGTGTTAGAACATTACCCAAACAATAATATATACCGAGAGACAGGGATCACAGACCGTTTCCAACCGTCCAGAGACACCTCCAGCAACAGTCACATCCTGACCATCAGCCGTTTGGAGCCCCGGGATTCCGCTGTCTATTACTGTGAAACGTGGGAGAATGGATTGATTTTCGGTCCAGGCACTATCCTGTATGTTAAGA gtAGTGAGTCCCGGGAGCCGGCAATtctcctgctccctccctctccggAGGAGACCGGCTCGGGTTCGGCCACTCTCTCCTGTCTGGTGAGTGGTTTTAAGCCGGGCTTGGTAGCGCTGCGCTGGACCGTGGATGGAGTCGAGACGGAGAGCGGGGTGACGACAGGCGCCGTGTCCCTGGACACCGACCAGACCTACAGGCTGAGCAGTTACCTGCGGGTTCCCGTCGCTACCTGGAACAAGGGGTCGAGCTATTCCTACAGCGTGAGCCACAGCTCGCTGAGCTCGCCGCTGCGCAACACCATCTCTTCGTCCGCCTGTGCGCAGTGA